The nucleotide window TTGCAAGCAACAGCGTGGCCCGGCTATTTTAAGCGCATTTAATCGGACTGTTGCTAGCTGGTTATTCTATCCCAACACTTATCTATTAGATAATTAATACCCAAGTGCTACTTAGCTGTACAGCTGAAATCTCTAAACATTAAATtccgatttttttaaggtgTAACCCCCACAAATAAAGCacaacttcatataaaaatatttattgaaaaaggaaattactTTTACATTAATAGACACATGTATAAAAGGTTTATCCAAGGATATATCGAGTAAATTTagacaaaattaagtttaaggACATTTACGATCAATCTGAGCCTTGCCCGATTCCTGATACTCTTGCATGGACATCCACATTTGCTGGAAAGTGCCAATTGATGCCAAAATGGAACCACCCACCCAGGAACCGAATCGTCGTTCAACTGTCCCATTAGCTGCGATAATTTTCAGCTTCATGGAACCCGGAGATCTAGATTGCAGATCTCTGCTGAGACGATCACCAAATCCCTAAGGTTGTAAATTTACCGAAAACCGTCGATGTTAGATACctatgtaaatttaatgacTACGATTTCAGTTTCGAAAATTACGATTCGAGGTTCCCAAAAtctcttgaaaattttcattaaacgaataaaaatatttgagtttcAATTTGAGATTCACAGCTATAGACATCAGTTGaaaattctgtaattttttggtaaattttggCGATTATCCTATTTCCAAAGCTGTTTTTGTAGCCTCCAAAAgtctattgaaaaatttgtaattttcttgaaaattcatgCAAATACCTGAGTcacaaaaatgcatttcagAACTTTCAAAATCCCAATTTTCGATACGTACAAAACTTAATtcacaataaaacattttcggGTTTAATAGTGAAATATTACCTGCACGAGTGAATTTCCTCCCGTTAAAACTACTGAACTATATAGTGCGGGTCGTATATCAACGTCGCACATTCCCGCACTGGTTGCAGCTATAAAGGAATAACGTATTTTTGCAGACCTCATACCactgttttttcaaaatatgtacTTATATGCTACAAGACcacaaatcaaaattaaaccTTTGAGCTCTAAATCAATAAAGgatttcttcgaaaaaaaTAAGTGCTCACCAATATGGCCAGCACCCAACATGGCATGATCAAACAATCCTTCTGCGAGCTTGAAACGTTCTGTATTAAAATCCTGATGAAATCCCGTAGGAAATTCGTAATGAACTGCCGGAATGTTCGATACAATTCGCTCGTCATATTGTCCCTCAGCGACCTGATCAAATTTACAGCTTTCAGTGGCAAAATAATGTGAACTACCAGCGGAAAATCATGCTCCAATTCGATCAAAAGTAACTTACCTGAAGGACAGACTGTTGAAAATCTTGCACAGTCCTTTTGACCATATAAGTCATCCAGGAATTCGAcggttgaaaattgaattttttttttgtgaatctTGGCTTATCCTTGTCTCTAACTACATCTTTTGCAGCTATTAATGCCGCAGGTGTTAGATCAATTCCCATAGATTCTAACATATCTCTTGCCCTAAAATCGCACACTCTTGTTCTCCCTTTAAGTAACTCTTTCTTGGGCAACTTTTGAATCAATACATAATAGCTTCGTTCCAACATGAGAGAAAATCAATTCCAGATAGTCAGAAGCAGtctaaaatatgcaaaaagaGTAATAACCGGTATTCTGCACATATTTCTGACTGTTTCTGACGATCCGGAATCGCTTTACCCCTCTGTTGGAGTAGAACT belongs to Euwallacea similis isolate ESF13 chromosome 7, ESF131.1, whole genome shotgun sequence and includes:
- the Bap55 gene encoding actin-like protein 6B, whose protein sequence is MSGGMLYGGDEIGALVFDPGHQSLRVGYAQEDTPKAEIPAVVGVAPDDSVKLEPEAKPDDSNVSLKSQHKFYIDTTFLHVPRPNMELHSYMKEGMIENWDMFEKILDYSYEKIIQSESHYHPVLFSESPGNQRQKRERLTELMFEKYKVPAFFLVKNAALAAFANGRATALVIDSGATHTSAVPVVDGYVISNAVVKSPLGGDYLTLRARDMLESMGIDLTPAALIAAKDVVRDKDKPRFTKKKFNFQPSNSWMTYMVKRTVQDFQQSVLQVAEGQYDERIVSNIPAVHYEFPTGFHQDFNTERFKLAEGLFDHAMLGAGHIAATSAGMCDVDIRPALYSSVVLTGGNSLVQGFGDRLSRDLQSRSPGSMKLKIIAANGTVERRFGSWVGGSILASIGTFQQMWMSMQEYQESGKAQIDRKCP